Within the Burkholderia mayonis genome, the region TCAACTCGACGAATCACAGATCAATCTAGGCGGCGGCAGAGCGATTCCCCAACTACCAGAAGTAGTAGGCCCGGTCGGCTTGCGATGCCGATCGGCCGGGCCGCGCCGCACACCACTTTCTGCGACGCGGAAGAGCCGCTTGCCAACGGCACGGAAGCATCGACATGCTGTTGGGCGCGCACCGCTCCGAGCAGTCTTCGTAACGATGTGCTTCGTTAAAAGCGTTTGCGATGAATGGACTCGTTGCTATTGGTTCGCACTGTCTCGCGCTTACTTTCGCTGCGCCAGCCACGCATGCGCCGCCGATCGAACACCGTTCTTTGTCGAGACGATTACGCGTGTCGCCCTCTTCGTCGGCGCCCCACAGACGACGCGCCGCCATCGCGCGGATTTTGCGTGTCGATTGTTCCCATGCGATTCCAGCGACACGATCGAAATCTGATGAACAGAAGACCATGCGCGATGATGTTCATCGTGCCCCCACCGCCGGTGGCCTGCGCATCCTGCTGGCCCACGCGATCGATCCCAAAGCCCCGCGAGCGTTCGGAGCAATACGGGGTGAGTGCATCGACGCCATCACGCACACGATCCAATCTCCCGGCTGCGTCATTGCGTCAGGCATCGACCCAAGGGAAAACCCTATAATGTCGCTTCGGCTCGGGCCGCATCCGGTCGTCCGCGCCCACGTACCGAGCCACGCGCGGAGGCAGGATCCGTGCCATATTTCGATGCGGCCTTCGCCGCGAATCCATCATGAAGCGAATCGGAGCGTTTTTCATTGCGACCTGGTCGGCCGCCGCGCTGCTCTATCTGGGACGGCACTCGGTGCCGATGATCGCGATGAGCGGCGTCGTCGCGCTTGCGAGTTTCGATCTGTTTCGTCCGTAACCCGGCTGCGGCGTGCAAGCTCGCGGCCGCTTCCACATCGGCCGCCGCCAAGCGAAATCGCTGCCCGATCGGACCGCCAATCGTATCGGCTCACGGCGAAAACAGCGTTCGTCGACGCCTCACCGGTCTCGACTTCGCACCTCGACGCAGCCTCTAGAAGGGTCCGTCAAAAGAGAAAGGTGTCGCGCGCACGCACCACATTCTTTCATTCAGCATCCCAAGCAATTTCATCCAACTCCATTTCACCTTTCATTCACCGTTCACCATTCAGATAGTGGGCTGGTGTGTCACTTTTTCTCTGTCAGCAGTAACAGCTAACGAAACTGGCAGTTACCGAAACGAGAAGTGCTCGCATACGCTTAGCGCGCTCTCTTCCCCACAAGGGTCGGAGCTTGACAACGTCGCACTCTCTCAAAAGGACACACTCGATGAACAGGACCGCCGAAATTGCACTCTCCCTTTCCCCGCTGTGCAGGCGACTTGCCTGCGTGTGGCCGTTCGCGCTCGCCGCCGGCGTCGCCCACGGCGCGACGGACTGGGTCGATACGCATACCAAATCTTTCTTGAACCATGCGCAGATCGAGACGCTCGCCCACAGCGCGAACACCGCATCGCTCGAGGTCGCGTCCGGCGAAGCTACGCACATCGTGGTCAGCCTGAAGCTGCGCAATGCCGAGCAACTGAAAGCCATCGCGCACAACGTCAACGATCCGCATAGTTCGCAGTACCGTCAATTCATCACGAGCGCGCAATTCCTGTCGAACTACGCACCGACCGAAGCGCAGGCGAAGCAAGTCGTCGACTATCTGCGCAAGAACGGCTTCGTCGACATCCGCGTCGCGCCGAACCGCATGCTCGTTTCCGCGCGCGGCACCGCGGGCACGGTCAAGCAGGCGTTCAACACGTCGCTCGTCCACTTCGAATACGCGGGCCGCTCGGGCTTTGCGAACGCATCCACCGCGCAGGTGCCGAGCGCGCTCGGCGACGTCGTCGGCTCCGTACTCGGCCTGCAGAACGTCGCGCGCGCACGGCCGCTGTCGAAGACCGGCGCCGTCGCGAAACCGCAGGCGCTCGCGTCGGGCACGGCGACGGGCCACTACCCGTCGGAATTCCCGGGGCTCTACAACGCGACCGGCGTGCCGACCGCGGCGAACGCGACGGTCGGCATCATGACGATCGGCGGCGTGTCGCAAGCGCTGTCGGATCTGCAGCAGTTCACGAGCGCGAACGGCTATTCGAGCGTGTCGGCACAGACCGTGCAGACCAACGGCTCGGGCGGCAACTACAGCGACGACCAGGAAGGCCAGGGCGAATGGGATCTCGACAGCCAGTCGATCGTCGGCTCCGCGGGCGGTCAGGTCGGCCAACTGATCTTCTACATGGCCGATCTCAACGCGTCGGGCAACACCGGCCTCACGCAAGCGTTCAACCAAGCCGTATCGGACGACACGGCGAAAGTGATCAACGTGTCGCTCGGCTGG harbors:
- a CDS encoding S53 family peptidase, with protein sequence MNRTAEIALSLSPLCRRLACVWPFALAAGVAHGATDWVDTHTKSFLNHAQIETLAHSANTASLEVASGEATHIVVSLKLRNAEQLKAIAHNVNDPHSSQYRQFITSAQFLSNYAPTEAQAKQVVDYLRKNGFVDIRVAPNRMLVSARGTAGTVKQAFNTSLVHFEYAGRSGFANASTAQVPSALGDVVGSVLGLQNVARARPLSKTGAVAKPQALASGTATGHYPSEFPGLYNATGVPTAANATVGIMTIGGVSQALSDLQQFTSANGYSSVSAQTVQTNGSGGNYSDDQEGQGEWDLDSQSIVGSAGGQVGQLIFYMADLNASGNTGLTQAFNQAVSDDTAKVINVSLGWCETDANADGTLAAEEQIFTQAVAQGQTFAVSSGDEGVYECNNRGYPDGSNYSVSWPASSPHVLAIGGTTLYTSSSGTFSNETVWNEGLDGNGKLWATGGGVSTILPNPSWQSGSNRKLPDVSFDAAQSTGAYIYNYGQLQQIGGTSLSAPIFSGFWARILSANGANLGFPAARFYHSIPAHSSLVRYDVTSGNNGYQGYGYNASTGWDYPTGWGSINISNLNQLIQSGGFN